A segment of the Nostoc sp. TCL26-01 genome:
AAGTAGCCGAATACTTCAGCCTGTTAAGTGAACCGATGCGCTTGCGCCTGTTGCACTTACTTAGGGATGAAGAGAAATGCGTACAAGAGTTGGTAGAGGCAACCCAGACTTCACAGGCAAATGTGTCTAAACACCTGAAAGTAATGTGGCAAGCCGGAATCCTTAGCCGCCGCAGTGAAGGGACTTGTGCTTATTATAGGGTGGAAGACGAAATGATTTTTGAATTATGTAATCGGGTTTGCGATCGCTTGGCGACAAGGTTAGAACAGCAAGCCCGTAATTTTCGGGTGCTAAGTAAGAATTGAGGGAAGAGTCAAAAAGTCAATAGTCAATAGTCAATAGTCAACAGTTCAAAAAACTTGATTTTGGTCGCTAGTCCGCACAACGGAGGAAAATACGCAAGCGGCTGGCTCCCTTTGACTATGGACTATGGACTATTGACGACCCTCATTTATGGTTTATTGGTTGAGTGCGTAAGTCCTACTAATGACTCTTAAAGTGGATAATCTTTCTTGAAACTGTCACGAGTTAGGGGCTGTTCTAGTACCACACCTTCACCGCCTAGAACATCTAAAGTTTTACCGTTGATGTCAATGTATACTTTGGCGTTGGGGTTTAAGGATGAGGCGGTGTAGACTACTTGCCCGACACGACCCATCATTGAGGT
Coding sequences within it:
- a CDS encoding metalloregulator ArsR/SmtB family transcription factor; the protein is MKQALPVPQEVVQQVAEYFSLLSEPMRLRLLHLLRDEEKCVQELVEATQTSQANVSKHLKVMWQAGILSRRSEGTCAYYRVEDEMIFELCNRVCDRLATRLEQQARNFRVLSKN